The following are from one region of the Mangifera indica cultivar Alphonso chromosome 14, CATAS_Mindica_2.1, whole genome shotgun sequence genome:
- the LOC123196613 gene encoding bidirectional sugar transporter SWEET5-like, which yields MTVDNTAFRTAVGIAGNVISFGLFLSPFPTMMKIHTQKSVQAFRPDPYLATILNCIMWMFYGSPAVTQDNLLVITINVAGFIMEIGYVTVFLIYSPWAKRKKIMLVLLVEVVFAAVVIFITLFSFHTLKDRAMIVGIVCIVFNVIMYTSPLTVMKMVINTKSVKYMPFTLSLANFLNGCVWVLYAILKADPYVLIPNLLGTISGIVQLVLYAMYYQTTNWDEDNEEDRPPEVQLSSA from the exons ATGACGGTCGATAACACCGCCTTTAGAACCGCTGTTGGCATTGCTG GAAATGTAATCTCTTTCGGCCTGTTTCTTTCCCCATT TCCAACAATGATGAAAATACACACGCAAAAATCAGTACAAGCGTTCAGGCCTGATCCATACTTAGCCACTATTCTGAACTGCATTATGTGGATGTTCTACGGTTCCCCCGCTGTCACACAAGACAATCTATTGGTTATTACTATCAACGTTGCAGGTTTCATCATGGAGATCGGCTATGTTACCGTCTTCTTAATCTATTCTCCCTGGGCAAAGCGC AAGAAGATTATGCTGGTTCTTCTAGTTGAAGTAGTATTCGCAGCTGTTGTGATTTTCATTACCTTGTTTTCCTTCCATACCCTTAAAGATAGAGCTATGATCGTGGGCATTGTGTGTATCGTCTTCAATGTAATTATGTACACTTCTCCTTTGACAGTCATG AAAATGGTGATCAACACCAAGAGCGTCAAGTACATGCCGTTTACTCTCTCATTAGCCAACTTCTTGAATGGTTGCGTCTGGGTTCTTTATGCCATTCTTAAAGCAGATCCATACGTCTTG ataCCCAATCTTTTAGGAACAATATCTGGCATAGTGCAGCTCGTATTATATGCAATGTACTATCAAACGACAAATTGGGACGAGGACAATGAAGAAGATAGACCACCGGAGGTTCAACTCTCCAGCGCTTGA
- the LOC123196671 gene encoding uncharacterized protein LOC123196671: MDESPKDHPGSAVRVGTASFDYSSSTTSVHVTALDGIVNVNSLFTIAVFVGLSLTTPGQQSLEPTSACNASIDIARNLLVFEVVSFSFFLFSSLVAQGLKLALNLINSKNVDEAFKAHININVLRFGMLASATGSVMGCLFLMLSIINVIQIRLGTLGCGSKSTIHAVSTLLVLVTSALIVYISTVVFAFLH, from the exons ATGGACGA ATCCCCAAAAGATCACCCCGGAAGCGCAGTCAGAGTCGGAACTGCCAGTTTCGACTATTCATCATCAACCACAAGCGTCCACGTCACCGCTTTGGATGGTATTGTCAACGTCAACTCTCTCTTCACCATCGCTGTGTTTGTGGGGCTTTCATTGACTACGCCTGGACAACAGAGCCTGGAGCCCACCTCAGCTTGCAATGCTAGCATTGACATTGCTAGAAATCTTCTGGTGTTCGAGGTTGTGTCCTTCAGCTTCTTTCTCTTCTCGTCTTTAGTTGCTCAAGGTTTGAAACTGGCTCTTAACTTGATCAATAGTAAGAACGTGGATGAAGCTTTTAAAGCCCacattaatataaatgttttgaGGTTTGGGATGTTGGCTTCAGCGACTGGGTCGGTGATGGGTTGCTTGTTTTTGATGCTTTCAATTATTAATGTTATTCAGATCCGGTTGGGGACATTGGGTTGTGGGAGTAAATCTACCATTCATGCTGTTTCTACATTGCTTGTTTTGGTTACTTCTGCTCTCATTGTTTATATTTCCACTGTTGTTTTTGCTTTCTTGCATTag
- the LOC123196670 gene encoding protein FAR1-RELATED SEQUENCE 5-like: protein MDENPSAGENGDMIENSDGKETVTAEGSSDVEPYVGMEFESEESAKVFYDAYATRLGFIMRVDAFRRSMRDGKVVWRRLVCNKEGFRKLRPRRSENRKPRAITREGCKAMIVVKKEKSGKWVVTRFVKEHNHPLVSIPVNGRRSVLLSQTPDEKDIKIRELTAELQRERKRSAAYQEQLEMVLRDMEDHSHHLSRNIDDIVQSVKEIETKRAAVSHC from the exons A TGGATGAAAACCCTTCTGCTGGAGAGAATGGGGACATGATAGAGAATTCTGATGGGAAAGAGACAGTTACTGCAGAAGGAAGTTCGGATGTGGAACCGTATGTGGGTATGGAGTTTGAATCTGAGGAATCTGCAAAGGTGTTTTATGATGCGTATGCCACACGTTTGGGGTTTATTATGCGTGTTGATGCTTTTCGCCGGTCGATGCGTGATGGAAAGGTGGTTTGGCGCCGACTTGTGTGTAATAAGGAGGGTTTTCGAAAGTTAAGGCCTAGAAGAAGTGAAAATAGGAAGCCTCGAGCAATTACAAGGGAAGGCTGTAAGGCAATGATAGtagtgaagaaagaaaaatcaggGAAATGGGTGGTCACAAGATTTGTAAAGGAGCATAACCACCCATTGGTTTCTATACCTGTCAATGGTCGTCGGAGTGTGCTACTATCTCAAACTCCG GACGAGAAAGACATAAAGATACGAGAGTTGACTGCTGAGTTACAGCGGGAACGGAAGCGGTCTGCTGCTTATCAAGAACAGCTTGAAATGGTTTTGAGAGATATGGAGGATCATTCCCATCACCTTTCAAGGAACATTGATGACATAGTTCAGAGTGTGAAGGAAATCGAGACGAAGCGGGCAGCAGTTTCTCACTGCTAA